From a single Notolabrus celidotus isolate fNotCel1 chromosome 7, fNotCel1.pri, whole genome shotgun sequence genomic region:
- the LOC117815589 gene encoding protein LYRIC-like, whose protein sequence is MAGDLKDFMLEKAELLSTRLKEALSLGNEYVLAQFGIYLDLKPELYPTWVILSTAAFGVLLLLSLSWAAVCGGLLAGKKRGSPITQGSSEPDKATVATPAKPEDQKKKNKKKTRDKKAQSHGQPVTGAQEEVKATEGVPKLAPLEKVHEVLAPVQVKKNKKKNKADVKQAHKVSTADGKEHDEGAWETKVSNREKKLQRRKALVRLAHGY, encoded by the exons ATGGCTGGGGACTTGAAAGATTTCATGCTTGAGAAAGCCGAGCTGCTTTCCACTCGTTTGAAAGAGGCCTTGTCTTTGGGAAATGAATACGTTCTGGCCCAGTTCGGAATCTATTTGGATCTGAAGCCTGAGCTGTACCCGACATGGGTAATCCTGTCCACGGCTGCGTTTGGAGTCCTGCTGTTACTCAGCTTGTCCTGGGCCGCTGTCTGTGGCGGTCTGCTGGCCGGGAAAAAGCGGGGATCCCCGATCACCCAAGGCAGCAGCGAGCCCGACAAGGCCACTGTGGCTACACCTGCCAAACCAGAGgatcagaagaagaaaaacaaaaagaaaacgcGTGATAAGAAGGCTCAATCTCATGGACAACCAGTGACTGGAGCTCAAGAGGAAGTTAAAGCGACTGAGGGAGTTCCCAAGCTTGCCCCTCTGGAGAAGGTGCATGAGGTACTGGCCCCAGTGCAGgtgaaaaagaacaagaaaaaaaacaaggcagATGTGAAACAAGCCCATAAGGTGTCCACAGCTGATGGGAAGGAACATGATGAAGGTGCATGGGAGACCAAAGTTAGTAACCGAGAGAAGAAGCTGCAGCGAAGGAAGGCCCT CGTTAGGTTAGCACACGGATACTGA
- the LOC117815590 gene encoding protein LYRIC-like, which produces MAGDLKDFMLEKAELLSTRLKEALSLGNEYVLAQFGIYLDLKPELYPTWVILSTAAFGVLLLLSLSWAAVCGGLLAGKKRGSPITQVSSEPDKATVATPAKPEDKKKKNKKKTRDKKAQSNGQPVTGAQEEVKATEGVPKLAPLEKVHEVLAPVQVKKNKKKNKADVKQAHKVSTADGKEHDEGAWETKVSNREKKLQRRKALYQNINKSLKRKEDDTFVNRAATASDLKNS; this is translated from the exons ATGGCTGGGGACTTGAAAGATTTCATGCTTGAGAAAGCCGAGCTGCTTTCCACTCGTTTGAAAGAGGCCTTGTCTTTGGGAAATGAATACGTTCTGGCCCAGTTCGGAATCTATTTGGATCTGAAGCCTGAGCTGTACCCGACATGGGTAATCCTGTCCACGGCTGCGTTTGGAGTCCTGCTGTTACTCAGCTTGTCCTGGGCTGCTGTCTGTGGCGGTCTGCTGGCCGGGAAAAAGCGGGGATCCCCGATCACCCAAGTCAGCAGCGAGCCCGACAAGGCCACTGTGGCTACACCTGCCAAACCAGaggataagaagaagaaaaacaaaaagaaaacgcGTGATAAGAAGGCTCAATCTAATGGACAACCAGTGACTGGAGCTCAAGAGGAAGTTAAAGCGACTGAGGGAGTTCCCAAGCTTGCCCCTCTGGAGAAGGTGCATGAGGTACTGGCCCCAGTGCAGgtgaaaaagaacaagaaaaaaaacaaggcagATGTGAAACAAGCCCATAAGGTGTCCACAGCTGATGGGAAGGAACATGATGAAGGTGCATGGGAGACCAAAGTTAGTAACCGAGAGAAGAAGCTGCAGCGAAGGAAGGCCCT ATATCAAAATATTAACAAAAGCCTGAAGCGAAAGGAAGATGACACGTTCGTCAACAGAGCTGCTACCGCCAGTGACCTGAAAAACTCGTGA